In Staphylococcus lloydii, the following proteins share a genomic window:
- a CDS encoding LrgB family protein — MLILQTFIMIALTVITYLLAKKLQEKYKHPLLNPALISSLFIIIILLIFSQDYNDYMTGGKWINYLLNSTVVCLAYPLYKNRKMILQHANIIFTSVIAAVVINFFLLFITLKLMGYSKEVIVTLLPRSITAAVGIELSDQLGGTDTITVMFIICTGLIGSILGAYLLKLAKFQTSIARGLTYGNSSHAFGTAKALELDIESGAFSSIGMILNAILSSVIIPLLLLLLY; from the coding sequence ATGTTGATTTTACAAACATTCATTATGATTGCCTTAACAGTTATAACTTATCTGTTGGCCAAAAAGTTACAAGAAAAGTATAAGCATCCATTATTAAATCCAGCGTTAATATCTTCATTATTTATCATTATTATCTTATTAATCTTTAGTCAGGATTATAATGATTATATGACAGGTGGGAAATGGATTAATTACTTGTTAAATTCAACGGTCGTATGTTTAGCTTATCCGTTATATAAAAATAGAAAAATGATTTTGCAACACGCTAACATTATTTTTACGAGCGTTATTGCAGCAGTTGTAATTAATTTCTTTCTGCTATTTATTACTTTAAAGCTAATGGGTTACTCAAAAGAAGTTATAGTAACTTTACTGCCAAGATCAATCACAGCTGCAGTAGGCATTGAATTATCAGACCAACTCGGTGGCACAGATACAATTACTGTCATGTTTATTATATGTACAGGATTAATAGGTAGTATTTTAGGGGCATACTTGTTAAAACTTGCGAAATTCCAAACCTCAATTGCCCGTGGATTGACTTATGGGAATTCATCCCATGCATTCGGTACAGCTAAGGCACTTGAACTTGATATCGAATCTGGTGCATTTAGCTCGATTGGTATGATATTAAATGCTATATTAAGTTCGGTTATCATACCATTATTATTGTTATTACTTTATTAA
- a CDS encoding VOC family protein: MSISRGINHIGLTVPNIEEATKFFKEALDAKIAYDSQTKADDPRAGTFVEHVLGLERGAKIIKKRMLVFGNGPNVEMFEFKDAQQSGAENLQDIGYTHISFYVDEFDQALKRVKRAGGVPLSEPHENTRYEDTEGNATVYVRTPWGSLLELQTIPNGFYYPEDSESTVFTPEADD; this comes from the coding sequence GTGTCTATATCAAGAGGAATAAATCATATTGGATTAACAGTACCAAATATCGAAGAAGCAACAAAATTTTTTAAAGAAGCGTTAGATGCTAAAATAGCTTATGATAGTCAGACAAAAGCTGATGATCCACGTGCCGGTACTTTTGTAGAACATGTATTAGGTTTAGAACGTGGTGCTAAAATAATTAAAAAAAGAATGCTCGTGTTTGGTAACGGTCCTAACGTTGAAATGTTTGAATTTAAGGACGCACAGCAATCAGGTGCAGAAAACCTTCAAGATATAGGTTATACACATATATCGTTTTATGTAGATGAATTTGATCAAGCGTTAAAACGAGTGAAACGTGCAGGAGGCGTCCCTTTATCTGAACCGCATGAAAATACGCGTTATGAAGATACAGAAGGAAATGCGACTGTATACGTCAGAACACCATGGGGGAGTTTGCTTGAATTACAAACAATTCCTAATGGTTTTTATTACCCAGAAGATAGTGAGAGTACTGTGTTTACACCAGAAGCTGATGACTGA
- a CDS encoding YfcC family protein: MKKLLQSFTMKTPHTYALLMLIIVIACLLTYLVPAGTYEREKKGGQTVVVSGTYEQISQHGVSFFDIFRAIPEGLLSGGEIVFYIFLVGGAFGIVHKTGAFENGVKQAMRKLGSFQILMIPLTMTIFSILGFSIGLAEETIIFVPIGIIIARTLGYDALTGASMVILGAASGFIGGMLNPFTVGVAQKVAELPMFSGWGLRSIIYVFILIAAITTVMLYARKIKHDKTKSLVYDLEQEEASTVQDEYYERFTKRQAAGLAFIVLTIIMNVVGIFRFGWSFNEMSANFVLAGLLAGFVGGLGINGTFDALIEGMKDILFGAMIVGFAKGIIVILENGKVIDTIVHGMTTLLTDVPPAFVIIMMFLLQFMLNFFIPSGSGQALTTMPLMVPIADLLHINRQMTVFAFQYGDAISNVLFPTSAILMGALAVAKISYIQWLKFAWKLIVIWVLICIIAMSIALILHY, from the coding sequence ATGAAAAAATTACTACAATCTTTCACAATGAAAACACCGCATACATATGCTTTATTAATGCTCATCATCGTTATCGCTTGTTTATTAACTTATTTAGTCCCAGCAGGAACTTATGAACGTGAGAAAAAAGGCGGGCAAACTGTCGTAGTATCAGGTACATACGAACAGATTTCACAACACGGTGTGTCATTTTTTGATATATTTCGTGCTATTCCAGAAGGTTTGTTAAGTGGTGGAGAAATCGTGTTTTACATTTTCTTAGTAGGTGGTGCTTTTGGCATTGTACATAAAACAGGAGCGTTCGAAAATGGTGTGAAACAAGCCATGAGAAAATTAGGTAGTTTTCAAATTTTAATGATACCACTGACGATGACTATTTTTTCAATTTTGGGCTTTTCGATAGGCCTTGCTGAAGAAACAATTATCTTTGTACCTATAGGTATTATTATTGCGCGTACATTAGGTTATGATGCTTTAACGGGTGCGTCTATGGTTATACTAGGTGCAGCTAGTGGATTTATCGGTGGGATGCTAAATCCATTTACTGTCGGCGTAGCTCAAAAAGTTGCTGAATTACCTATGTTTTCGGGGTGGGGTTTACGTTCCATCATTTATGTCTTTATTTTGATAGCGGCAATTACCACTGTGATGCTTTATGCAAGAAAAATAAAGCATGATAAAACGAAAAGTTTAGTTTACGACTTAGAACAGGAAGAAGCGTCTACAGTTCAGGATGAATATTATGAGCGATTTACTAAAAGACAAGCAGCAGGGCTAGCATTTATCGTGTTAACCATCATAATGAACGTCGTTGGTATTTTCCGGTTCGGTTGGTCATTTAATGAAATGAGTGCCAATTTTGTGTTGGCTGGTCTATTAGCAGGTTTTGTAGGTGGATTGGGTATTAACGGTACTTTTGATGCATTAATAGAAGGAATGAAAGATATCTTATTTGGTGCTATGATTGTAGGTTTTGCCAAAGGAATAATTGTCATTTTAGAAAATGGCAAAGTAATAGATACAATTGTTCATGGAATGACTACGTTATTAACTGATGTACCACCAGCTTTCGTAATTATAATGATGTTTCTTTTGCAATTCATGCTAAACTTCTTTATTCCTTCTGGCTCTGGTCAGGCCCTAACGACCATGCCGTTGATGGTACCTATTGCTGATTTATTACATATTAATCGCCAGATGACTGTCTTTGCGTTTCAATATGGTGATGCAATAAGTAATGTATTATTTCCAACTTCAGCTATTTTAATGGGTGCGCTTGCCGTAGCAAAGATTAGTTATATCCAATGGTTAAAGTTTGCATGGAAACTTATCGTTATATGGGTATTAATTTGTATTATAGCAATGTCGATAGCTTTAATTTTACATTATTAG
- the cidR gene encoding cidABC operon transcriptional activator CidR: protein MDIKQMNYFVEVVNHGGMTNASKALYIAQPTISKAIKDLENELAMPLFDRSKRQIVLTDAGEIFYKKSKEILALYNNLPTEINSLLGLETGHISIGLSAVMNMKQFIKLLGEFHQLYPNVTYNMVENGGKMIESQLFNDEIDIGITTIPVDSTIFNSISLYQEDLKLVLNSEHRLANNATVSMSELKEEDFILFNEDFYLNDKIRETAKNAGFIPKTISKISQWNFIDDLLNAHLGVSILPESIVQMLDSDFKAITFDDPSMKWELGVIWKKDKYLSHATRKWIDFMEQRL from the coding sequence GTGGATATAAAACAAATGAATTACTTTGTAGAGGTAGTAAATCATGGTGGCATGACAAATGCATCGAAAGCACTCTATATAGCGCAACCAACGATTAGTAAAGCAATTAAAGATTTAGAAAACGAATTGGCGATGCCTTTATTCGACCGCAGTAAAAGACAAATTGTACTAACAGACGCTGGAGAAATATTTTATAAGAAAAGTAAAGAAATATTAGCCTTATATAATAATCTGCCTACTGAAATAAATAGTTTGCTAGGCCTTGAAACAGGGCATATAAGTATAGGTTTATCAGCAGTCATGAATATGAAGCAATTTATTAAATTGTTAGGTGAATTCCATCAATTGTATCCGAATGTGACCTATAATATGGTTGAAAACGGTGGGAAAATGATTGAATCTCAATTGTTTAATGATGAAATTGATATAGGCATAACGACTATACCTGTTGATAGCACCATTTTTAATTCTATTTCATTATATCAAGAAGATTTAAAACTCGTACTTAATAGTGAACATAGACTAGCTAATAATGCCACTGTGTCTATGTCTGAATTAAAGGAAGAAGATTTTATTCTGTTTAATGAAGATTTTTACTTAAATGACAAAATCAGAGAAACGGCAAAAAACGCAGGTTTTATACCTAAAACGATTTCCAAAATCTCACAGTGGAACTTCATAGATGATTTATTGAATGCTCATTTGGGCGTCAGTATTCTACCTGAAAGTATTGTTCAAATGTTAGATAGCGATTTTAAAGCTATTACATTTGATGACCCCTCAATGAAATGGGAATTAGGCGTTATTTGGAAAAAAGATAAATATCTAAGTCATGCAACACGAAAATGGATTGACTTTATGGAGCAAAGACTATAA
- a CDS encoding thiolase family protein, with translation MNKIAIVSAKRTPIGRFRGKLSDYSAVELGTTALKAALDEVNINPNEIEQVIFGNVLQSGSGQNPARQIGINSGIPNTTPAMTINEVCGSGLKSIILGKQLIQLGEAKVVAVGGVESMTNAPKLLLNSDESPVDSFMHDGLTDAFHHVPMGVTAEKIAQKYSVTREQQDEFANNSQQKAAQATQQGKFNNEIVPIKDNEGAMMTSDEGIRANSSVEKLSTLKTIFDENGTVTGGNASSINDGAAAIILMDEQYAREHNYDILGFVGDYAEVGCDPQYMGYAPYYAVSQLLEKSGNTIANIDVIEMTEAFAAQSIPVKANLGIADEQLNLYGGAIALGHPIGASGTRLVTTLVNILEQENKSTGIATACIGGGLGIALLIEKGR, from the coding sequence ATGAATAAAATAGCTATAGTTAGTGCCAAGAGAACACCGATTGGAAGATTTAGAGGAAAATTAAGTGATTATTCGGCAGTAGAACTAGGAACTACTGCACTTAAAGCAGCATTGGATGAAGTAAATATTAATCCAAATGAAATCGAACAAGTTATTTTTGGGAATGTCTTACAAAGTGGTAGCGGTCAAAATCCAGCTCGCCAAATAGGTATCAATTCAGGTATTCCTAATACAACGCCTGCAATGACAATTAACGAAGTATGTGGCTCTGGTCTTAAATCCATTATATTAGGAAAACAATTAATTCAATTGGGAGAAGCAAAAGTAGTTGCAGTAGGTGGTGTTGAAAGTATGACCAATGCACCGAAGTTACTTTTAAATAGTGATGAATCGCCAGTAGATAGTTTTATGCATGATGGTCTAACAGATGCCTTTCATCATGTACCTATGGGTGTAACTGCAGAAAAAATTGCTCAAAAATATAGTGTTACACGTGAACAACAAGATGAATTTGCTAATAACTCTCAGCAAAAAGCTGCGCAAGCAACGCAACAAGGTAAATTTAATAACGAAATTGTACCTATAAAAGATAATGAAGGCGCAATGATGACTTCAGATGAAGGTATTAGAGCGAATAGCAGTGTTGAAAAGCTTAGTACGTTAAAAACTATTTTTGATGAAAATGGTACTGTGACAGGTGGCAATGCATCAAGTATTAATGATGGTGCAGCAGCAATCATATTAATGGATGAGCAATATGCGAGAGAACATAACTATGATATTTTAGGCTTTGTAGGAGATTATGCAGAAGTTGGTTGTGACCCACAATATATGGGATACGCACCTTATTATGCAGTGTCACAATTGTTAGAAAAAAGCGGTAATACGATTGCGAATATAGATGTTATCGAAATGACGGAAGCATTTGCTGCTCAAAGTATTCCGGTTAAAGCTAATTTAGGTATCGCAGATGAGCAATTGAATTTATACGGTGGTGCAATAGCATTGGGTCATCCAATCGGCGCAAGTGGTACACGTTTAGTAACAACACTAGTAAATATATTAGAACAAGAAAATAAATCTACAGGTATTGCTACTGCATGTATAGGCGGTGGCTTAGGCATAGCTTTATTAATAGAGAAAGGACGTTAA
- a CDS encoding CidA/LrgA family protein produces the protein MQLALKVVKIIIQIAVISGITYLGNVLQQALHIPIAGSIVGLALFFVLLQFKIIPEKWIKEGANFLLATMVFFFVPSVVGIMDIASNINLNYIVFFLLVIAGTCSVALISGYIAEKMFKTSDGNSGSH, from the coding sequence ATGCAGTTAGCTTTAAAAGTAGTCAAAATTATAATTCAAATTGCAGTAATTTCAGGCATAACGTATTTAGGTAATGTTTTACAACAAGCATTGCATATACCGATTGCAGGTAGCATTGTTGGACTCGCACTGTTTTTCGTATTATTACAATTTAAAATAATTCCAGAAAAATGGATTAAAGAAGGTGCGAACTTCTTACTTGCAACAATGGTCTTTTTCTTTGTACCATCTGTCGTTGGTATAATGGATATTGCTTCTAATATTAATTTAAATTACATTGTATTTTTCTTACTAGTTATTGCCGGTACTTGTAGTGTGGCATTGATTTCAGGTTATATCGCTGAAAAAATGTTCAAAACTTCAGATGGCAATAGTGGGAGTCATTAG
- a CDS encoding CHAP domain-containing protein: MRMKKLLCRIAIAFTLLFTTSVTFQMINNTNISHAAKNYYAKHNCTWYVFNKRAQVHKPIPNGWGNAKYWYTNAKRSGYRVGTKPAPKAILQSTAGYYGHVAYVETVYKNGSIKISEYNYNRALAYGTRTLSKSTASKYRYIY, from the coding sequence ATAAGGATGAAAAAATTATTGTGTCGCATCGCTATCGCCTTCACTTTGCTATTCACGACGAGCGTTACTTTCCAAATGATCAACAACACGAATATTTCTCATGCTGCTAAAAATTATTATGCAAAACACAACTGCACTTGGTATGTTTTCAACAAAAGAGCACAAGTACATAAGCCAATCCCAAATGGTTGGGGCAATGCAAAATATTGGTATACTAATGCCAAGCGTTCAGGTTATCGTGTAGGGACGAAACCTGCGCCAAAAGCAATTCTTCAATCGACTGCTGGTTACTATGGGCATGTTGCTTATGTAGAAACTGTTTATAAAAATGGTAGCATTAAAATATCAGAGTATAATTATAATCGTGCCCTTGCTTATGGCACACGCACGCTAAGTAAAAGTACCGCAAGTAAATATCGGTACATATATTAA
- a CDS encoding hydroxymethylglutaryl-CoA reductase, degradative: MGALDKSFRHLSREEKLNELATQGLLSEQYKEHLLQNQVIDEDIANSLIENVIGQGTIPVGVLPSIIVDQKNYAVPMMVEEPSVVAAASYGAKLVNNTGGFKVVTSERLMIGQIVFDDVQDTEALATKIYQMEEQIKSIADEAYPSIIKRGGGYRRIEIDTFPTENLLSLKVFVDTKDAMGANMLNTILEGISAHLKLELQDSNVLMSILSNHATASVVKVEGEIEVSDLAKGDFDGETVAHRMERASVLAHVDIHRAATHNKGVMNGIHAVVLATGNDTRGAEASAHAYASKDGQYRGLATWKYDRDRQRLVGTIEVPMTLATVGGGTKVLPIAQASLDILNVASAQELGHVVAAVGLAQNFSACRALVSEGIQQGHMSLQYKSLAIVVGAQGDEISYVANALKNATQANTATAEQLLKEYRNNNK; encoded by the coding sequence ATGGGCGCATTAGATAAATCATTTAGACATCTATCTAGAGAAGAAAAGTTAAATGAACTGGCAACTCAAGGCTTGTTGTCTGAACAATACAAAGAACATTTATTGCAAAATCAAGTTATAGACGAAGATATTGCTAACAGTCTTATTGAAAATGTTATAGGACAAGGTACAATCCCAGTGGGGGTACTACCAAGCATTATAGTTGATCAAAAAAATTACGCAGTACCAATGATGGTAGAAGAGCCATCTGTCGTAGCAGCAGCAAGCTATGGCGCCAAATTGGTAAATAATACTGGTGGTTTTAAAGTGGTCACTAGTGAACGATTAATGATTGGTCAAATCGTGTTTGATGACGTGCAAGATACTGAAGCATTAGCAACTAAAATTTACCAAATGGAAGAGCAGATTAAATCAATCGCAGATGAGGCATATCCTTCCATTATTAAACGTGGTGGTGGCTATCGACGAATCGAAATAGACACTTTCCCAACTGAAAACTTATTGTCTCTCAAAGTTTTTGTCGACACGAAAGATGCGATGGGCGCTAACATGTTAAATACTATATTAGAAGGAATTTCAGCACATTTAAAGCTTGAACTCCAAGATAGTAATGTATTAATGAGTATATTGTCTAATCATGCTACAGCATCTGTCGTTAAGGTTGAAGGCGAAATTGAAGTCTCTGACTTAGCTAAAGGTGACTTCGATGGTGAAACCGTAGCGCATCGTATGGAAAGGGCATCAGTATTAGCTCATGTGGATATTCATCGTGCTGCTACGCATAACAAAGGTGTAATGAATGGCATACACGCCGTTGTCTTAGCAACTGGAAATGATACACGGGGTGCCGAAGCGAGTGCGCATGCATATGCCAGCAAAGATGGGCAATATCGTGGGCTTGCAACGTGGAAATATGATCGTGATAGACAACGTTTAGTGGGCACAATAGAGGTGCCGATGACTTTAGCAACTGTAGGTGGCGGCACGAAGGTGTTGCCAATAGCTCAAGCTTCATTAGATATATTAAATGTAGCAAGCGCGCAAGAACTAGGACATGTTGTTGCGGCCGTCGGTCTAGCTCAAAACTTTTCAGCATGCCGAGCATTAGTATCCGAAGGGATTCAACAAGGACACATGTCGTTACAATATAAATCATTAGCGATTGTAGTTGGCGCTCAAGGTGATGAAATTAGTTATGTGGCCAACGCTTTGAAAAATGCAACACAAGCTAATACAGCAACTGCTGAGCAACTGTTAAAAGAATATCGTAATAACAATAAATAA
- the ptsG gene encoding glucose-specific PTS transporter subunit IIBC, with protein sequence MFKRFFGHLQRIGKALMLPVAILPAAGILLALGNAMHNEQLVSLAPWLKHEIFTVISSIMEVSGQIIFENLPLLFAVGTALGLAGGDGVAALAALVGYLIMNATMGKILNITIDDIYSYVDGAKTLSQASKAQSHALILGIPTLQSGVFGGIIMGALAAWCYNRFYNISLPPFLGFFAGKRFVPIVTSLVAILAGVVLTFVWPPIQDGLNNLSNFLLNKNLTLTTFVFGIIERALIPFGLHHIFYAPFWFEFGQYVNLAGDVVRGDQRIWIAQMNDGVPFTAGAFTTGKYPFMMFGLPAAAFAIYRCARPENKKLVAGLMLSAGLTSFLTGITEPLEFSFLFVAPVLYIVHVFLAGSSFLIMHLLDVKIGMTFSGGFIDYILYGLLNWDRTNALMVIPVGLVYAIIYYFLFSIVITKFNLKTPGREDEEVKEEQTAMSSLPSKVLHAMGGQSNIAHLDACITRLRVEVNNKNMVNADTLKSLGASGVLTVGNNIQAIFGPMSDQLKHDMNRIIKGEIIDTSDSEYQERKQETQSVMTKGQTIQISAPFNGQPIPLADVPDKVFATKMMGDGIGFIPQSNVVTAPFNGKVKTVFPTKHAIGLESDEGLELLIHIGIDTVKLNGQGFETLVEAEQIIEQGQPLVKLDLDYIEKHAPSIITPLIFTNLKQANIELVTTDEVNEGDIIINIKIKE encoded by the coding sequence ATGTTTAAACGGTTTTTCGGTCATTTGCAACGGATTGGGAAAGCTTTAATGTTACCTGTTGCTATATTGCCTGCTGCCGGTATTTTATTAGCACTTGGTAATGCTATGCACAATGAACAACTTGTGTCATTGGCACCTTGGTTAAAACATGAAATATTTACAGTTATTTCATCAATCATGGAAGTTTCTGGTCAAATTATATTTGAAAACTTACCATTACTCTTTGCAGTTGGGACGGCGTTAGGTTTGGCTGGTGGAGATGGAGTAGCTGCATTAGCTGCACTCGTTGGGTATTTAATAATGAATGCAACGATGGGTAAAATTTTAAATATTACAATAGATGATATTTATAGTTATGTTGACGGCGCTAAAACATTGAGCCAAGCAAGTAAAGCACAATCGCATGCACTTATTTTAGGTATACCAACCCTACAGAGTGGTGTGTTTGGTGGTATCATTATGGGTGCTTTAGCAGCATGGTGTTATAACAGGTTTTACAACATATCGCTACCGCCATTTTTAGGGTTCTTTGCAGGCAAACGTTTTGTGCCAATAGTTACTTCGTTAGTAGCTATTTTAGCAGGTGTGGTATTAACTTTTGTTTGGCCACCTATTCAAGATGGCTTAAACAACTTATCCAATTTCTTATTAAATAAAAATTTAACTTTAACTACGTTTGTCTTTGGAATCATTGAACGTGCTTTAATTCCATTTGGTTTGCACCATATATTCTATGCACCGTTTTGGTTTGAATTTGGTCAATATGTAAACTTAGCTGGAGATGTAGTACGAGGCGATCAACGTATTTGGATAGCACAAATGAATGATGGCGTGCCATTTACGGCTGGTGCATTTACGACAGGTAAATATCCATTTATGATGTTTGGCTTACCAGCGGCGGCATTTGCAATTTATCGCTGTGCGCGTCCTGAAAATAAAAAATTAGTAGCTGGGTTAATGTTATCAGCTGGACTTACTTCTTTTTTAACAGGTATTACTGAGCCATTGGAATTTTCATTTTTATTTGTAGCCCCAGTACTTTATATTGTTCACGTATTTTTAGCAGGAAGTTCATTTTTAATAATGCATTTATTAGATGTGAAAATAGGAATGACTTTCTCGGGTGGATTTATAGACTACATATTATATGGTTTGCTTAATTGGGACCGTACAAATGCGCTAATGGTTATACCAGTAGGCTTAGTGTATGCAATCATCTATTACTTCTTATTCAGTATCGTTATTACTAAATTTAACTTGAAAACACCTGGTAGAGAGGACGAAGAGGTTAAAGAAGAGCAGACAGCAATGTCTAGTTTACCGTCTAAAGTATTACACGCTATGGGAGGACAAAGCAACATTGCTCATTTAGATGCATGTATTACGCGCCTACGTGTAGAAGTGAATAATAAAAATATGGTGAATGCTGATACATTAAAATCGTTAGGTGCATCTGGTGTGTTAACAGTAGGAAACAATATTCAGGCAATTTTTGGTCCTATGTCAGACCAACTGAAACATGATATGAATCGTATTATTAAAGGCGAAATCATTGATACGTCTGATTCTGAATACCAAGAGAGGAAGCAAGAAACGCAAAGTGTAATGACTAAGGGACAAACCATTCAAATTTCGGCACCATTCAACGGCCAACCAATACCCTTAGCAGACGTACCTGATAAAGTATTTGCTACAAAAATGATGGGGGATGGTATTGGGTTTATACCTCAAAGTAATGTTGTAACAGCGCCATTTAATGGTAAAGTCAAAACAGTATTTCCTACTAAACATGCTATAGGTTTAGAGTCTGATGAAGGGTTAGAATTACTCATTCATATTGGTATTGATACTGTGAAATTAAATGGGCAAGGATTTGAAACGTTAGTAGAGGCAGAGCAAATTATCGAACAAGGTCAACCTCTCGTTAAACTTGATTTAGATTATATAGAAAAACATGCGCCAAGTATTATTACGCCATTAATCTTTACTAATTTGAAACAAGCAAATATAGAACTTGTTACTACAGATGAGGTTAATGAAGGTGATATAATAATAAACATTAAAATAAAAGAATAA
- a CDS encoding pyruvate oxidase: MAKIKGNHALVKALQAWDIDHIYGIPGDSIDAVVDSLRTERDNIDFLHVRHEEVGSLAAASYTKLTGKIGVALSIGGPGIVHLLNGMYDAKMDNVPQLILAGQTNSTELGTKAFQETDIYNMVEDVAVYRHQITEKDKDVFGIVNEAIRTAYEKKGVSVLILPNNLLSQKVKDTTNTKVDTAPPARVAPKPRSIKKAAKLIDKSKRPVMIIGTGAKHAKDEVREFIEAAKIPSIITLPAKGILPDAHPYNLGNLGKIGTKVSYQTIQDADLLIMLGTNYPYVDYLPKKNIKAIQIDTNPEAIGHRFDVNVGIVGDSKYALQQLTDSVKHVPNRDFMTKTLERKATWDSWMDKDKADESSPIRPERVMDAINKVRDDDAIFSIDVGTSTVWSTRYLDLTVNNKFIVSSWLGTMGCALPGAIAAKRAYPNRQVVGISGDGAFQMVMQDFATAVQYDMPMTIFVMNNEELSFIKYEQQAAGELEYAIDFTDVDLAKFAESAGGVGYTLKDPNRIDEVVEEAMAQDRPTIVNVYVDPNAAPLPGKIVKDEALNYGKWAYRSITEDKKLDLDEIPPLSTAAKRFF; the protein is encoded by the coding sequence TTGGCAAAAATTAAAGGAAATCATGCATTAGTTAAAGCGTTACAAGCTTGGGATATAGATCATATTTATGGTATCCCTGGAGATTCAATCGACGCAGTCGTTGATAGCTTGAGAACAGAAAGAGATAACATTGATTTTCTACACGTAAGACATGAGGAAGTTGGAAGCTTAGCAGCTGCAAGCTACACAAAATTAACAGGTAAAATTGGTGTAGCACTAAGTATTGGTGGACCTGGTATCGTTCACTTATTAAACGGTATGTATGATGCTAAGATGGATAACGTACCTCAATTAATCTTAGCTGGCCAAACTAATTCAACAGAACTTGGAACTAAAGCATTCCAAGAAACTGATATTTATAATATGGTTGAAGACGTAGCTGTGTATAGACATCAAATTACTGAAAAAGATAAAGATGTTTTTGGAATTGTCAATGAAGCTATTCGTACAGCATATGAGAAAAAAGGTGTATCAGTATTAATATTACCTAATAACTTATTATCACAAAAAGTTAAAGACACTACGAATACAAAAGTAGATACTGCACCACCTGCTCGTGTAGCTCCAAAACCACGTAGTATTAAAAAAGCAGCAAAATTAATCGATAAAAGTAAACGTCCGGTAATGATTATTGGTACTGGTGCTAAACACGCTAAAGATGAAGTAAGAGAATTTATTGAAGCGGCTAAAATACCTTCAATTATTACTTTACCAGCGAAAGGTATTTTACCAGATGCGCACCCTTATAATTTAGGTAACTTAGGTAAAATCGGTACTAAAGTATCTTATCAAACAATACAAGATGCAGATTTATTAATCATGTTAGGTACTAACTATCCTTATGTTGATTATTTACCTAAGAAAAATATTAAAGCTATTCAAATCGATACTAACCCAGAAGCTATCGGTCATCGTTTTGATGTCAATGTAGGTATCGTTGGCGATAGTAAATATGCATTACAACAATTAACAGACTCTGTTAAACACGTTCCAAATAGAGACTTTATGACTAAAACATTAGAGCGTAAAGCTACTTGGGATTCTTGGATGGATAAAGATAAAGCTGACGAAAGTAGCCCAATCCGTCCAGAACGTGTTATGGATGCAATTAACAAAGTTAGAGACGATGATGCCATCTTCTCTATCGACGTAGGTACTTCTACTGTTTGGTCTACACGTTATTTAGATTTAACAGTAAACAACAAATTTATCGTATCAAGTTGGTTAGGAACAATGGGTTGTGCGTTACCAGGTGCAATTGCTGCTAAACGTGCTTATCCAAATAGACAAGTCGTAGGTATTTCAGGCGACGGTGCATTCCAAATGGTAATGCAAGACTTTGCAACAGCTGTTCAATATGATATGCCAATGACAATATTTGTAATGAACAACGAAGAATTATCATTTATTAAATATGAACAACAAGCGGCAGGCGAATTAGAATATGCAATCGACTTTACAGATGTTGACTTAGCAAAATTCGCTGAAAGTGCAGGCGGTGTAGGATATACGTTAAAAGATCCAAACCGTATTGACGAAGTTGTAGAAGAAGCTATGGCTCAAGATAGACCTACAATTGTTAACGTTTATGTTGATCCAAATGCTGCGCCATTACCAGGTAAAATTGTAAAAGATGAAGCTCTAAACTATGGTAAATGGGCTTATAGATCAATTACTGAAGATAAAAAATTAGACTTAGATGAAATTCCACCACTTTCAACAGCGGCTAAACGTTTCTTCTAA